A genomic window from Bdellovibrio sp. SKB1291214 includes:
- the ftsZ gene encoding cell division protein FtsZ, whose translation MFELEENINIGANIKVVGVGGGGSNAVSTMIASEMGGVEFIVANTDIQALNSHKASNKIQLGIDLTKGLGAGANPDVGRRAAIESYNEIVEKLEGSDMVFVTAGMGGGTGTGGAPIVAKIARELGALTIGVVTKPFLFEGKKRGKHADAGLQELKDNVDTLIVIPNQKLLTIAAEKTPLLDTFKKADEVLLQAVKGISDLINIRGLINLDFADIRTVMSSKGIAIMGTGAAKGENRAVEAATAAISSPLLENVKIDGATGIIVNITGGSELSLYEVNEATTLVTEAAHEDAEIIFGAVIDESMGDEVRVTVIATGFDSHEVKLVNDMAQVNQMQNFLNQQSAQFGMNNMGMGMQMPQMPNMNSIPQMPQFQMPQMPNMNQMPVMPTMPTMPVMPQQATPVELPPIATVQSQVMNYTYQQQVEVPVTPGLPQQPVVETVTVPPVAQVTPQVAQQAAQSVAAQVPPQAQPMQQPVAQPAQPEMATPIQPQVEGVSPRDLLLAKARAFKESQDLKNRHANPEQLSMNVDHEQQSLEEARRMAREVLSSPFSSQNLEVPAFIRKKQGFDLKQD comes from the coding sequence ATGTTTGAATTAGAAGAAAATATCAATATCGGTGCGAATATCAAAGTTGTAGGCGTCGGCGGTGGCGGTAGCAACGCAGTTTCTACAATGATCGCTTCTGAAATGGGCGGCGTTGAATTCATCGTAGCAAATACAGATATCCAAGCTTTGAACTCACATAAAGCATCTAACAAAATCCAATTGGGTATCGATTTGACAAAAGGTTTGGGCGCCGGTGCAAATCCAGATGTCGGCCGCAGAGCTGCAATCGAATCATACAACGAAATCGTAGAAAAATTGGAAGGTTCTGACATGGTATTCGTCACTGCTGGTATGGGCGGTGGTACGGGTACTGGTGGCGCTCCGATCGTAGCGAAAATCGCTCGCGAATTGGGCGCACTAACTATCGGTGTTGTGACGAAGCCATTCCTTTTCGAAGGTAAAAAACGTGGTAAACACGCTGATGCCGGTCTTCAAGAACTTAAAGACAATGTTGATACATTGATCGTAATCCCGAACCAAAAACTTTTGACTATCGCAGCTGAAAAAACTCCACTTTTGGATACATTCAAAAAAGCTGACGAAGTACTTTTGCAAGCGGTTAAAGGTATTTCTGATTTGATCAACATCCGTGGTTTGATCAACTTGGACTTCGCAGATATCCGTACGGTTATGTCTTCTAAAGGTATCGCGATCATGGGTACTGGTGCTGCTAAAGGTGAAAACCGCGCAGTAGAAGCAGCAACTGCAGCGATTTCTTCTCCACTTCTTGAGAACGTAAAAATCGACGGTGCAACTGGTATCATTGTGAACATCACAGGTGGTTCTGAGTTGTCATTGTACGAAGTGAACGAAGCAACGACTCTTGTGACAGAAGCTGCTCACGAAGACGCAGAAATCATCTTTGGTGCTGTTATCGACGAATCTATGGGCGATGAAGTTCGCGTCACTGTTATTGCAACTGGTTTTGACTCTCACGAAGTTAAACTTGTCAACGACATGGCTCAAGTAAACCAAATGCAAAATTTCTTGAACCAACAGTCGGCTCAATTCGGTATGAACAACATGGGCATGGGTATGCAAATGCCACAAATGCCAAACATGAACAGCATTCCGCAAATGCCTCAGTTCCAAATGCCACAGATGCCTAACATGAATCAAATGCCTGTTATGCCTACAATGCCAACTATGCCGGTGATGCCTCAACAGGCTACACCAGTTGAACTGCCGCCTATCGCGACAGTGCAGTCCCAAGTGATGAACTACACTTACCAGCAGCAAGTGGAAGTTCCGGTCACTCCGGGGTTACCCCAGCAACCCGTAGTTGAAACTGTAACAGTTCCTCCAGTTGCTCAAGTAACACCGCAAGTTGCTCAACAAGCCGCTCAGTCTGTGGCAGCACAAGTGCCTCCACAAGCTCAGCCAATGCAGCAACCAGTAGCACAACCGGCTCAGCCAGAGATGGCAACACCTATCCAACCACAAGTTGAAGGTGTTTCTCCTCGTGATTTGTTGTTGGCTAAGGCTCGCGCTTTCAAAGAAAGCCAAGACCTTAAAAACCGTCATGCAAATCCTGAACAGTTGTCTATGAACGTAGACCACGAACAACAATCTTTGGAAGAAGCTCGTCGCATGGCACGTGAAGTGTTGAGCTCTCCATTCTCTTCTCAAAACTTGGAAGTACCTGCATTCATCCGCAAGAAACAAGGTTTTGATTTGAAACAAGACTAG